A region from the Vibrio navarrensis genome encodes:
- the fabV gene encoding enoyl-ACP reductase FabV — protein sequence MRIEPQIDGVVARSAHPYGCEAAIKQQIEYVKRARQITQGPKRVLILGASSGFGLAARIALTFGGAKADTIGVSFERGPSEKGTGSAGWYNNIFFKAQAQKEGRTAINIVGDAFAKETREQVIEAIETYFDGEVDLIIYSLATGIRPVPGKPGEFWRSVIKPYGRPVTGASIDLQHDRWIETTLEPASDEEAEHTIKVMGGEDWQSWVDALINTESIAEGCKTVAFSYIGPEVTHPIYLDGTLGRAKIDLHQTSHALNLEMANFNGSAYATVCKALVTKASVFIPALSPYLLALYKVMKAEQCHETCIEQMQRLFSTKLYGQAKVDVDGERLIRIDELELAPHIQQEVQDLLSEMNGNNFKQLGDYEGYKDEFLKLNGFGFESVDYTQEIDLAALKKLRP from the coding sequence ATGCGCATAGAACCACAAATTGATGGCGTTGTTGCCCGCTCAGCTCATCCTTATGGCTGTGAAGCTGCAATTAAACAACAAATAGAGTACGTAAAACGTGCGCGCCAGATCACTCAAGGCCCAAAACGGGTACTGATCCTTGGCGCTTCTTCTGGATTTGGTCTTGCTGCTCGCATCGCACTGACGTTTGGCGGAGCCAAAGCAGACACCATCGGCGTCTCGTTCGAACGTGGTCCAAGCGAAAAAGGCACTGGCAGTGCGGGTTGGTACAACAACATTTTTTTTAAAGCACAGGCTCAAAAAGAAGGCCGTACCGCGATCAACATCGTCGGAGACGCCTTTGCCAAAGAGACGCGCGAGCAAGTGATTGAAGCGATAGAGACCTATTTCGATGGCGAAGTTGACCTAATTATCTATAGTCTGGCGACTGGCATACGGCCCGTTCCGGGCAAACCCGGTGAGTTTTGGCGTAGCGTGATCAAACCCTATGGTCGGCCTGTCACGGGCGCCTCCATCGATTTACAGCATGACCGTTGGATTGAAACCACGCTTGAGCCTGCCAGTGATGAGGAAGCTGAGCACACTATCAAAGTGATGGGCGGTGAAGATTGGCAAAGTTGGGTGGATGCGCTTATCAACACCGAATCCATCGCTGAAGGTTGTAAAACCGTCGCCTTTTCTTACATCGGGCCGGAAGTCACTCACCCGATTTATCTTGACGGCACGCTAGGCCGGGCGAAAATCGATCTGCACCAAACCAGCCATGCGCTCAATTTGGAAATGGCCAATTTCAATGGCAGCGCCTACGCCACCGTCTGTAAAGCCTTGGTGACCAAAGCGAGCGTGTTTATTCCCGCGTTGTCTCCCTATCTGCTTGCCTTGTATAAAGTGATGAAAGCCGAGCAATGCCATGAAACCTGCATTGAACAGATGCAACGTTTATTCAGCACTAAACTGTATGGCCAAGCGAAAGTCGACGTTGACGGTGAACGGCTGATCCGGATTGATGAGTTGGAACTGGCTCCGCATATTCAGCAAGAAGTTCAAGACCTTTTGTCTGAGATGAACGGTAATAACTTTAAGCAACTTGGCGATTACGAAGGGTATAAAGACGAATTCTTGAAATTAAACGGCTTTGGTTTTGAGTCAGTTGACTACACTCAAGAGATTGATCTCGCGGCTTTGAAAAAATTGCGCCCCTAA
- a CDS encoding bifunctional diguanylate cyclase/phosphodiesterase, translating into MTKFKTLDYQIPEPMQHGWQRIVNLLADIVGVPAALVMRIHPQHIEVCRTSETPLNPYKLGDSETLGHGLYCESVINSNAELMIPNALSDPLWDKNPDIKLGMISYCGLPLLWPNGEAFGTICLLDERENHFSDTYRELLRCFRSSIEAQLAVVYQHEKLLRLNKELQHRVESRTSNLAQLSFSLSQERDKRLAAEQDADYQRQHDHGTGFLNLSALENQLQRQLEQSNPTNLAVIHIGFTNARTIQAKYGFALFEELLVAYRHQISIPDAMFTLTGRPASHDLVIVIQSERIGQILEALLYRIVGVGQSTFNIDNNEVHLHAFIGVALSDTQTNSAEELLSHANQAMVVSKESGQRYTYFSSAHADALLYHNQIESYLLQAVRNDDLTLYFQPKVCPNTHKWIGAEALLRWSHPVLGDVSNEALIHMAEQNGLIFEVGAFVLRVAIEKAKQWSEVVENFRVAVNISGIQLKNPLFAEQVQDLLEAYQLPSHYLELEVTESGLISDELMAKATLSRLHELGVTLSLDDFGTGYSSFSYLKKFPFDAIKIDKSFVQQIEHSEQDEEIIRSIIHVAKKLDLEVVMEGIETDSQEAFLIREGCDIGQGFLYGKPMPSNEFEQGLFNQNFLGTASFAYHTS; encoded by the coding sequence ATGACGAAATTCAAAACGCTTGATTATCAAATTCCTGAACCAATGCAGCACGGTTGGCAACGGATCGTCAATTTACTTGCCGATATCGTCGGCGTGCCCGCCGCGTTGGTGATGCGTATTCATCCGCAGCACATCGAGGTGTGCCGCACCAGCGAGACACCGTTAAACCCATACAAATTAGGCGATTCGGAAACGTTAGGTCACGGCTTGTATTGCGAAAGTGTCATTAATTCGAATGCAGAGCTGATGATTCCCAACGCCCTGAGCGACCCGCTATGGGACAAAAATCCAGACATAAAATTGGGCATGATCTCCTATTGCGGTCTGCCGCTTCTGTGGCCAAATGGCGAGGCGTTTGGCACCATCTGTCTATTGGACGAAAGAGAAAATCATTTCAGCGACACTTATCGAGAATTACTGCGCTGTTTTCGCAGCTCCATCGAAGCGCAATTAGCGGTTGTCTATCAACACGAAAAACTGCTGAGGCTGAACAAAGAGCTGCAACATCGCGTCGAAAGCCGAACCAGTAACTTGGCTCAGTTGAGCTTTTCACTGAGTCAGGAAAGAGACAAACGTCTTGCTGCCGAGCAAGATGCCGATTATCAGCGACAACATGATCATGGCACTGGCTTTTTGAATCTGAGCGCGCTGGAAAACCAGTTGCAGAGACAGTTAGAACAATCCAATCCCACCAACCTCGCCGTGATCCATATCGGCTTTACCAATGCGCGCACCATTCAAGCCAAGTATGGTTTCGCCCTGTTTGAGGAGCTCTTGGTAGCGTATCGCCACCAAATTAGCATACCAGACGCGATGTTCACGTTAACCGGCCGCCCGGCTTCTCATGATTTGGTCATCGTCATCCAATCAGAGAGAATCGGCCAAATTCTAGAAGCCTTGCTCTATCGGATTGTTGGTGTGGGTCAAAGCACCTTCAACATTGATAACAATGAGGTCCATCTGCACGCGTTTATCGGTGTCGCACTCTCTGATACGCAGACAAACAGCGCTGAAGAACTGCTCAGCCACGCCAATCAAGCCATGGTGGTCAGCAAAGAATCAGGGCAGCGCTACACCTACTTCTCCTCAGCGCACGCCGACGCGTTGTTGTATCACAACCAGATTGAAAGTTATCTATTGCAAGCGGTACGCAATGACGACCTCACGCTCTATTTTCAGCCTAAAGTGTGCCCCAACACCCACAAATGGATTGGTGCTGAAGCGCTGCTGCGCTGGAGCCATCCGGTATTGGGGGATGTATCCAACGAAGCGCTGATCCATATGGCAGAGCAGAATGGGCTGATTTTTGAGGTCGGTGCGTTTGTGCTGCGCGTGGCAATCGAAAAAGCCAAACAGTGGTCCGAAGTGGTTGAAAATTTCCGCGTAGCGGTCAATATCAGTGGTATTCAGTTGAAAAATCCACTGTTTGCGGAACAAGTGCAGGATCTGTTGGAAGCTTACCAACTCCCTTCTCATTATCTAGAACTAGAGGTGACAGAAAGCGGTTTAATCTCCGATGAACTGATGGCAAAAGCGACATTGAGCCGCTTACATGAACTCGGCGTGACATTGTCACTCGATGACTTTGGCACAGGATACTCTTCCTTCAGCTATCTGAAGAAATTCCCGTTTGACGCGATCAAAATCGACAAAAGTTTTGTCCAGCAAATTGAGCACTCAGAGCAAGACGAAGAGATCATTCGCTCTATCATTCATGTGGCAAAAAAACTCGATCTCGAAGTGGTGATGGAAGGTATCGAGACGGATTCGCAAGAAGCGTTTTTGATCCGTGAAGGCTGCGACATCGGCCAGGGCTTCTTATATGGCAAACCGATGCCGAGTAACGAGTTCGAGCAAGGTTTGTTCAACCAGAATTTCCTCGGAACCGCTTCTTTTGCCTACCATACGTCATGA
- a CDS encoding ABC-ATPase domain-containing protein, producing the protein MDLLTAKLKKLEKQNYRAYQQIKGQYNFGDFDLYIDYVQSDPFASASRFRAFRAWSLTGLSWLRDESPAYQLAARDFIARSFAEFAKQESSVSIALHGQTVLDSTAVLFTEDGIELRFRVNLPAEGRDILAKKALNILTFHLPKFIRRATIERELDKQALIKHCQTVEDQESLREQLASHGLVAFVANGSRLPRVAGNCDLPMKEAVEFQAPASLQVTLHTPNRGFVSGLGIPKGITLIVGGGFHGKSTLLSAIERSIYNHIPGDGREYSVTDINAMKIRAEDGRCVHHLNLSNYINHLPMGKETADFTTQDASGSTSQAAWLQESVESGVSTLLIDEDTSATNFMIRDERMQALVAKGDEPITPLVDRIGQLRDELDISTIIVMGGSGDYLDVADTVIQMHDYQAVDVTEKAKQVIALHPTQRHNESESPLVTFPPRALNCQALMNILTDGKFRVSAKGKESLRFGKEFADISALEQLESSDEVNAIGWVWYQLAQMPGWCNNPAKAITELLQGAWFEKMPQQGDLAKPRPLDVMAALNRMRKSQFRNNN; encoded by the coding sequence ATGGACCTGTTGACTGCAAAACTCAAAAAGCTCGAAAAGCAAAACTATCGTGCTTACCAGCAGATAAAAGGACAATACAACTTTGGCGATTTCGACCTTTACATCGATTATGTTCAGTCGGATCCCTTTGCTTCTGCGTCCCGATTCCGCGCTTTCCGTGCTTGGTCTTTAACTGGCCTTTCTTGGCTGCGTGATGAGTCGCCCGCCTATCAACTCGCTGCGCGTGATTTCATCGCCCGTAGCTTTGCTGAGTTTGCTAAGCAAGAATCCAGCGTTTCTATTGCTCTTCATGGTCAAACCGTCCTTGATAGCACTGCCGTTCTGTTTACAGAAGACGGCATTGAACTGCGCTTTAGAGTCAATCTTCCGGCGGAAGGGCGCGATATTCTGGCGAAGAAGGCGCTGAATATTCTCACCTTCCACCTGCCCAAATTTATCCGCCGCGCGACCATCGAGCGAGAGCTCGACAAACAGGCGCTGATCAAACATTGTCAAACCGTCGAAGACCAAGAGTCGCTGCGCGAACAGTTAGCCAGTCACGGCTTGGTTGCTTTCGTCGCCAATGGAAGCCGTTTGCCACGCGTAGCGGGTAACTGTGATTTGCCAATGAAAGAGGCGGTGGAGTTTCAAGCGCCAGCCTCATTGCAAGTAACACTGCATACGCCGAATCGCGGTTTTGTCAGCGGTTTAGGCATTCCCAAAGGCATTACCTTGATTGTCGGTGGTGGTTTCCATGGAAAGTCGACGCTGCTGAGCGCCATTGAACGCTCCATTTACAACCACATCCCGGGTGATGGTCGTGAGTACAGTGTGACAGACATCAATGCGATGAAGATACGAGCGGAAGATGGTCGCTGCGTGCATCACCTAAATCTGTCGAACTACATCAACCATTTACCAATGGGAAAAGAGACGGCCGATTTTACCACTCAGGATGCCTCTGGCTCGACATCACAAGCGGCTTGGTTACAGGAGTCGGTTGAAAGTGGCGTGAGCACTTTGCTGATTGATGAAGACACCTCAGCCACCAACTTTATGATCCGTGATGAGCGTATGCAGGCATTGGTTGCCAAAGGCGACGAACCTATCACACCATTGGTTGACCGAATTGGCCAATTGCGTGACGAGTTGGACATCTCTACCATTATTGTCATGGGTGGCTCAGGCGATTATCTGGACGTCGCCGATACTGTGATTCAAATGCACGATTACCAAGCGGTTGATGTGACAGAAAAAGCCAAACAAGTGATTGCACTGCACCCGACCCAGCGCCACAACGAATCTGAATCACCTTTGGTCACATTTCCGCCTCGCGCGTTAAACTGTCAGGCGCTGATGAACATTCTCACCGATGGCAAGTTCCGCGTTTCCGCCAAAGGAAAAGAGTCGCTGCGCTTTGGTAAAGAGTTTGCGGATATCTCGGCGTTAGAGCAGTTGGAATCATCTGACGAGGTGAATGCCATTGGTTGGGTTTGGTATCAGTTGGCACAAATGCCCGGTTGGTGTAACAACCCGGCCAAAGCCATTACCGAACTACTGCAAGGCGCATGGTTTGAGAAGATGCCCCAGCAGGGCGACCTCGCCAAGCCTCGCCCACTCGATGTGATGGCCGCGCTTAACCGCATGCGTAAGTCCCAGTTTCGCAATAACAACTAA
- a CDS encoding DNA-J related domain-containing protein, with the protein MQEQTNLASTFQTYMENPLLWPILEVLRKQPSGWKVHTLAAHLGEQGFIYALDPLPEKDLFKRNFLIMNALYQLQETLYPDNWLQVEAMDIVLMSSHACAGHTIDVDDPLREYYVQWQNYEANEGEVKRLLNEFWTRYRRFVGHHEGDDIDRNKALQLFELDQHASAADIRKRWRRLALRWHPDRDNGNAERFRILCEAWNVLRH; encoded by the coding sequence ATGCAGGAGCAGACCAATCTGGCGAGTACGTTTCAGACGTACATGGAAAACCCGCTGTTGTGGCCAATATTGGAGGTTCTTCGTAAGCAGCCCAGTGGATGGAAAGTACATACTTTAGCCGCTCATTTAGGTGAGCAGGGCTTTATTTATGCGCTTGACCCTCTGCCAGAAAAAGATTTATTCAAACGCAACTTTCTCATCATGAACGCGCTCTATCAGTTGCAAGAAACGCTTTATCCAGACAATTGGTTGCAAGTGGAAGCGATGGATATCGTGCTGATGTCAAGCCACGCCTGCGCTGGCCATACCATTGATGTTGATGATCCGCTGCGTGAGTATTATGTGCAGTGGCAAAACTACGAAGCCAATGAAGGGGAAGTGAAACGGCTGCTGAATGAGTTCTGGACCCGTTACCGCCGTTTTGTGGGGCACCACGAAGGTGATGATATCGATAGAAATAAGGCGTTGCAGCTTTTTGAACTGGATCAACACGCCAGCGCCGCTGACATTCGCAAACGTTGGCGTCGATTAGCACTACGTTGGCACCCCGATCGCGACAATGGCAATGCAGAGCGCTTTCGTATTCTTTGCGAAGCATGGAACGTTTTGCGTCACTAA
- a CDS encoding isopenicillin N synthase family dioxygenase, whose protein sequence is MKLETVDYLAEDAAEQFVKSLRETGFGVLKNHPIPKELVESIYKNWYEFFCTEEKHDFHFNVETQDGYFPPSVSEVAKGHSVKDIKEYFHVYPWGQIPAQLKEEILDYYQRANAFASELLGWVEEHAPKEVQEKFSIALSEMINGSEKTLLRVLHYPPMKGDEEPGAIRAAAHEDINLLTVLPASNEPGLQVKAKDGSWINVPCDFGNLIINIGDMLQEASGGYFPSTTHRVINPTGERQEQSRISLPLFLHPKPEVVLSQRYTAHSYLMERLRELGVI, encoded by the coding sequence ATGAAACTGGAAACCGTCGATTATCTCGCTGAAGATGCCGCTGAGCAATTTGTTAAGTCCCTGCGCGAAACAGGCTTTGGCGTTTTAAAAAATCATCCTATCCCGAAAGAGTTGGTCGAATCGATTTATAAAAATTGGTACGAATTCTTTTGCACTGAAGAGAAACACGATTTCCACTTTAACGTTGAAACCCAAGATGGTTACTTTCCCCCATCGGTCTCTGAAGTGGCTAAAGGTCACAGCGTCAAAGACATTAAAGAGTACTTTCACGTTTACCCTTGGGGGCAAATTCCTGCTCAGCTGAAAGAAGAGATTCTAGACTATTACCAGCGCGCTAATGCGTTCGCGTCTGAGCTGTTGGGCTGGGTTGAAGAGCACGCGCCAAAAGAGGTGCAAGAGAAGTTCTCAATCGCGCTGTCTGAGATGATCAACGGTAGCGAAAAAACGTTGCTGCGTGTGCTGCATTACCCACCAATGAAAGGGGATGAAGAGCCGGGAGCAATTCGCGCCGCGGCCCACGAAGATATCAACCTCTTGACGGTTTTACCTGCCTCAAACGAGCCGGGTTTACAGGTGAAAGCCAAAGATGGCTCTTGGATCAATGTGCCTTGTGATTTTGGCAACCTCATCATCAACATTGGTGATATGTTGCAGGAAGCTTCCGGCGGTTATTTTCCATCCACCACCCACCGCGTGATCAACCCAACGGGTGAGCGTCAGGAACAATCTCGCATTTCCCTGCCGCTTTTCCTTCATCCAAAACCGGAGGTAGTGCTTTCACAGCGTTACACAGCGCACAGTTACTTGATGGAGCGTCTGCGTGAGCTTGGTGTGATTTAA
- the cutA gene encoding divalent-cation tolerance protein CutA, producing MVDNKQAFCVVLTTTNNEANKNQIIKALLMQKLAACIQEMAINSHYVWQGEVCQDVETLLVIKTRKELYPQVEDQISQLHNYEVPQIVQLEIQDGFNPYLSWITANTLELQ from the coding sequence ATGGTCGATAACAAGCAAGCCTTCTGTGTCGTGTTGACGACAACCAATAACGAAGCCAACAAAAATCAGATAATCAAAGCATTATTGATGCAAAAACTGGCGGCCTGTATCCAAGAAATGGCGATAAACAGCCATTACGTTTGGCAGGGTGAGGTGTGTCAGGACGTGGAAACCTTGCTGGTGATCAAAACGCGCAAAGAGTTATATCCACAAGTTGAAGACCAAATCAGCCAGTTACACAATTACGAAGTGCCGCAAATTGTGCAACTGGAGATCCAAGATGGCTTTAATCCCTACTTAAGCTGGATTACGGCCAATACGCTGGAGTTGCAATAA
- a CDS encoding LysR family transcriptional regulator, which yields MNRTYRYFLMVARESNIKQAAEKLNISQPSLTTAIKKLESDMGVALFHRRSKGVELTEYGRLFRNYVEEQQEKHSQLIHQMMDMQQRHSGKLKVGTGEAWWELFVREAIARYQRQVPNCSLHLEFGNNLSLMHHLVQGEIDLFIGHEVHGLHERCQVNFIPLFRDYEALFVRRGHPLLQKYKTDTSKRLIAQNDFALLRVTPDHARHRSVLAEHMSSPFDLANQRFQGRAIYDVDSLSASLDLLKASDAVMPYTDKMCLWMAEHQIETLVVNQEQRGNIGVYTKKGVDDEKTHHFVQLLRESHGR from the coding sequence ATGAATAGAACCTATCGATATTTTCTGATGGTGGCACGCGAATCCAACATCAAACAAGCCGCTGAAAAGCTCAATATCAGCCAGCCTTCGCTCACCACAGCGATTAAAAAACTCGAAAGCGATATGGGCGTCGCGCTGTTTCATCGCCGCTCTAAAGGGGTGGAGCTGACCGAATATGGTCGTCTGTTTAGAAACTACGTCGAAGAGCAGCAAGAAAAACACTCTCAGCTAATCCACCAGATGATGGACATGCAACAGCGCCATTCTGGCAAGCTGAAAGTGGGGACAGGAGAGGCGTGGTGGGAGCTGTTTGTGCGTGAAGCGATCGCCCGATACCAGCGACAAGTGCCCAATTGCTCACTGCATCTCGAGTTTGGGAACAACCTCTCGTTGATGCACCACTTGGTACAGGGGGAGATTGATCTCTTTATTGGCCATGAAGTGCATGGGCTGCATGAACGCTGCCAAGTGAACTTTATACCTCTGTTTCGTGATTACGAGGCGCTGTTTGTTCGCCGCGGACATCCTTTGCTGCAGAAATACAAAACCGACACCAGTAAGCGTTTGATAGCGCAAAACGACTTTGCGCTCCTGCGTGTTACGCCTGATCATGCAAGGCATCGCTCGGTGTTGGCTGAGCACATGAGCTCACCGTTTGATTTAGCCAACCAGCGTTTTCAAGGACGGGCGATTTACGATGTGGACTCGCTCTCGGCCAGCCTTGATCTGCTCAAAGCCAGCGATGCCGTGATGCCATACACCGACAAAATGTGCCTGTGGATGGCTGAGCATCAAATCGAAACGCTGGTGGTGAATCAAGAGCAACGCGGCAATATCGGTGTCTATACTAAAAAAGGTGTGGATGATGAAAAAACGCACCATTTCGTTCAGTTACTAAGGGAAAGCCATGGTCGATAA
- a CDS encoding glycoside hydrolase family 13 protein has protein sequence METKWWHDAVVYQIYPRSFCDSNNDGIGDINGIISKLDYLHQLGVNVLWLSPVYKSPMDDNGYDISDYQDIAAEFGTMDEMKTLLAKAKQRDIKIVMDLVVNHTSDEHPWFIEAKKSKDNPYRDYYIWRDAKPDGGAPDDQGSIFGGSAWQWDENTQQYYFHLFSKRQPDLNWENPKVQQEVHQMMNWWIEQGIGGFRLDVIDLIGKEIDKGITGNGPRLHPLLQEMNRATFGDKDLLTVGETWGATPEIAKLYSDPERHELSMVFQFEHIALTWQHGDKWNPIPLDLKQFKQVLTKWQTELADQGWNSLFWNNHDLPRVVSKYGNDRELRVESAKMLATALHFLKGTPYIYQGEEIGMTNVAFDSLQQYKDIETLNFYQVKTQSGVSHEHMMQAIHENSRDNARTPMQWSNAPHAGFSQVEPWIETNPNYGAINVEQALADQNSIFYHYQKLIQLRKAHPAIVYGDFTPLFEDHDCVFAYLRRHQDETLLVINNFSETALSVDLPEALRNQSVECLICNYEAKQHLDVTLSLKPYESLAFKLN, from the coding sequence ATGGAAACAAAATGGTGGCATGACGCGGTGGTTTATCAGATTTACCCGCGCAGTTTTTGTGACTCAAATAACGATGGCATTGGCGATATCAATGGCATCATTAGTAAGCTTGATTATCTCCACCAGCTTGGTGTTAACGTGCTGTGGCTCTCTCCGGTGTATAAGTCACCGATGGACGACAACGGTTACGACATCTCCGATTACCAAGATATCGCGGCTGAATTTGGCACCATGGATGAGATGAAAACGCTGCTGGCCAAAGCCAAACAGCGTGATATCAAGATCGTGATGGATTTGGTGGTTAACCACACTTCCGATGAACATCCTTGGTTTATTGAAGCGAAAAAGTCCAAAGACAATCCCTATCGCGATTACTATATCTGGCGAGATGCCAAACCCGATGGCGGTGCGCCAGATGATCAGGGCTCGATTTTCGGTGGCAGTGCTTGGCAGTGGGATGAAAACACACAGCAGTACTATTTCCACCTCTTTTCCAAACGCCAACCGGATCTGAACTGGGAAAATCCTAAAGTTCAACAAGAAGTACACCAAATGATGAACTGGTGGATTGAGCAAGGTATCGGCGGTTTTCGTTTGGATGTGATCGATTTGATTGGTAAAGAGATCGACAAAGGCATCACGGGTAATGGACCAAGGTTACACCCGCTGCTGCAAGAGATGAATCGTGCCACCTTTGGCGACAAAGATCTGCTCACTGTGGGCGAAACTTGGGGTGCAACACCGGAGATCGCCAAACTCTACAGCGATCCAGAGCGCCACGAGCTTTCTATGGTGTTCCAGTTTGAACACATTGCGCTCACTTGGCAACATGGCGATAAGTGGAACCCGATTCCGTTGGATCTAAAACAGTTCAAACAAGTGCTGACTAAATGGCAAACCGAACTGGCTGATCAGGGCTGGAATTCACTGTTCTGGAACAATCACGATTTACCACGTGTGGTGTCCAAATACGGCAATGATAGAGAATTGCGGGTAGAGTCCGCCAAAATGCTCGCAACGGCGCTCCATTTCCTCAAAGGTACGCCTTACATCTACCAAGGGGAAGAGATTGGGATGACCAATGTCGCCTTTGATTCATTGCAGCAGTACAAAGACATTGAAACGCTCAATTTCTACCAAGTAAAAACGCAGTCTGGCGTCTCACACGAGCATATGATGCAAGCGATCCATGAAAACAGCCGAGACAACGCCCGTACCCCGATGCAGTGGTCAAATGCACCTCATGCTGGTTTTAGCCAAGTGGAACCGTGGATTGAAACCAATCCAAATTATGGGGCGATTAACGTTGAGCAAGCGTTAGCCGACCAGAATTCCATTTTCTATCACTACCAGAAGTTGATTCAGTTGCGTAAAGCTCACCCAGCGATTGTGTATGGTGATTTCACCCCGCTGTTTGAAGACCACGACTGCGTGTTTGCTTACTTGCGCAGACATCAGGATGAAACTTTGCTGGTGATTAACAACTTTAGCGAGACGGCGCTGAGTGTTGATCTGCCCGAAGCATTAAGAAACCAGTCGGTGGAATGTTTGATTTGCAACTATGAAGCGAAGCAGCATCTTGACGTGACATTGTCACTCAAACCATATGAATCTTTAGCGTTTAAACTCAATTAA